A window from Rubidibacter lacunae KORDI 51-2 encodes these proteins:
- a CDS encoding DUF4178 domain-containing protein → MPLPIFVAILLVTGFVLAIVWFASKRRGRRRPNRSERNPFNLQIGDIVDHMGTFWAVEGILTYEDGGYTWLEYMLLDADRIAWLAVEEDDVLEISLSYPTKELDVSNPPPPQLDFQGDRYRLVESGTATMTRTGNTRDRDAERCHYYDYEGPEDKVLAIERWGSTWEVTYGESLSLESLRLLPGEGESLYRPG, encoded by the coding sequence GTGCCGCTCCCCATTTTTGTTGCGATCTTGCTCGTCACCGGATTTGTTTTGGCAATTGTATGGTTCGCCTCCAAGCGGCGCGGCCGCCGCCGCCCCAATCGGTCCGAACGCAACCCGTTCAATTTGCAGATCGGCGACATCGTCGACCACATGGGGACCTTCTGGGCAGTTGAGGGGATTTTGACTTACGAGGACGGCGGGTACACGTGGCTCGAATATATGCTCCTGGATGCCGATCGCATCGCGTGGCTGGCCGTCGAAGAAGATGACGTCCTTGAAATAAGCCTTTCTTATCCGACCAAAGAACTCGACGTCAGTAACCCGCCCCCGCCCCAACTCGACTTTCAAGGCGATCGCTACCGACTGGTGGAATCGGGAACGGCAACGATGACGCGCACGGGAAACACGCGCGATCGCGATGCCGAGCGCTGCCACTATTACGACTACGAAGGTCCGGAGGATAAGGTTTTGGCGATCGAACGCTGGGGCAGTACGTGGGAAGTCACCTATGGCGAGTCCCTATCGCTAGAGTCCCTGCGGCTATTGCCGGGTGAGGGCGAGAGCTTATACCGGCCGGGATAA
- a CDS encoding polyamine aminopropyltransferase codes for MRFAARQQRLLLLAAAVSSAVGLAAELLLGTLASYLVGNQALAYGIAVGGFLAAMGLGSYLSQFVALREDRLLVRFVQIELLTAPLAALLPLGLFALFVAGSSLWLGLGLSAALLGTLAGMEVPLLTRAMEHDASSREALASVLALDYVGALFGSLAFPLVLLPVFGLFSAAAFIGSLPALMVVAIAQQFPPLKYWRRWGLLVTVLLWAVAAAAGPIGDRLEDNLYDAPVIYREQSAYQRIVLTRRGRDVRLFLDGDLQFSTLDEYRYHEALVHPALSAVETPRRVLVLGAGDGLALREVLKWPVERVVLVELDPAVVELARTYPVLRRLNADSLRDRRVEIHYGDAFEVTGDLSEQFDAIVADFPDPDRDVLAKLYTRGFYLRLRGLLAPDGVLVTQASSPFFVPRVIACIAATLESAGLPVHPYQTTVPSFGPWGFVLAGRQTVDPARWTLPVATRFLTPELLPSLFALPGDFAPGAVEINRLSRPTIVRYQVDPRWSAYR; via the coding sequence GTGAGGTTTGCAGCACGCCAGCAAAGGCTTTTGCTATTGGCAGCAGCAGTCTCATCGGCAGTCGGACTGGCCGCAGAGTTGTTGTTGGGAACGCTGGCGAGTTACCTGGTCGGCAATCAAGCACTAGCCTATGGCATCGCAGTTGGCGGCTTTCTTGCCGCCATGGGGCTCGGTTCGTACCTCAGTCAGTTCGTGGCATTGCGCGAAGACCGGTTGCTGGTGCGCTTCGTACAAATCGAGTTACTGACGGCTCCCTTGGCAGCACTGCTGCCGCTCGGCTTGTTCGCGTTATTCGTAGCGGGGAGTTCTCTCTGGCTGGGACTGGGATTGTCCGCGGCTTTGCTGGGAACCCTGGCTGGAATGGAGGTGCCGTTGCTGACGCGGGCAATGGAGCATGATGCCAGCTCGCGCGAAGCACTGGCCAGCGTACTAGCACTCGATTATGTGGGGGCGCTGTTCGGGTCGCTGGCATTTCCCCTCGTATTATTACCCGTGTTTGGGTTATTCTCGGCAGCCGCATTCATTGGCTCGCTGCCCGCTTTGATGGTGGTGGCGATCGCTCAGCAGTTTCCGCCGCTCAAATATTGGCGGCGCTGGGGCTTACTGGTAACGGTGCTGCTGTGGGCAGTTGCAGCCGCGGCAGGACCGATCGGCGATCGCCTCGAAGACAATCTTTACGACGCCCCAGTGATTTATCGCGAGCAGTCGGCATATCAGCGCATCGTGCTGACCCGTCGGGGTCGCGACGTGCGGCTCTTCCTAGACGGGGATTTGCAATTTTCCACCCTCGACGAGTATCGCTACCACGAAGCGCTCGTGCATCCAGCATTGAGCGCGGTCGAGACACCGCGACGAGTTTTGGTACTGGGTGCGGGGGACGGGCTGGCATTACGAGAGGTGCTGAAATGGCCGGTCGAACGCGTGGTACTCGTGGAGCTAGATCCGGCGGTGGTGGAGCTGGCGCGGACCTATCCGGTGTTGCGGCGACTGAACGCAGATAGCTTGCGCGATCGCCGGGTGGAGATTCACTATGGTGACGCCTTCGAGGTTACTGGCGACCTCTCGGAACAATTTGACGCGATCGTTGCCGATTTTCCCGATCCCGACCGCGACGTGCTAGCAAAGCTCTACACGCGGGGGTTCTATTTGCGACTGCGCGGGTTGCTGGCACCGGATGGCGTGCTCGTGACGCAAGCATCGAGTCCGTTTTTCGTCCCGCGGGTGATTGCCTGTATTGCAGCGACGTTGGAGTCGGCGGGGTTGCCAGTGCACCCCTATCAAACAACGGTACCGAGCTTCGGTCCCTGGGGATTCGTCCTCGCCGGACGGCAAACGGTCGATCCCGCTCGCTGGACGCTGCCGGTGGCAACCCGCTTTCTGACGCCGGAGCTACTGCCGAGCCTATTCGCGCTACCGGGAGATTTCGCGCCGGGTGCGGTGGAGATCAACCGACTCTCGCGTCCGACGATCGTGCGCTATCAAGTCGATCCCCGCTGGTCTGCGTACCGTTAA